From the genome of Streptococcus lutetiensis, one region includes:
- the glmM gene encoding phosphoglucosamine mutase has protein sequence MGKYFGTDGVRGEANVELTPELAFKLGRFGGYVLSQHETGRPKVFVARDTRISGEMLESALVAGLLSVGIEVYKLGVLATPGVSYLVRTEKASAGVMISASHNPAQDNGIKFFGGDGFKLADDQELEIEALLDAPEDTLPRPSADGLGTLVDYPEGLRKYEKFLVSTGISLEGMKVALDTANGSASVSARDIFLDLDADITVIGENPDGLNINDGVGSTHPEQLQELVKESGAAVGLAFDGDSDRLIAVDENGEIVDGDKVMYIIGKYLSERGQLAHNTIVTTVMSNLGFHKALDREGINKAITAVGDRYVVEEMRKSGFNLGGEQSGHVIIMDYNTTGDGQLTGIQLVKVMKETGKPLSELAAEVTIYPQKLVNIRVENSMKSKAMEVPAIAEIISKMEEEMNGNGRILVRPSGTEPLLRVMAEAPTDEEVDYYVNTIADVVRNEIGID, from the coding sequence ATGGGAAAATATTTTGGAACAGATGGTGTTCGTGGAGAAGCAAATGTTGAGTTGACCCCTGAATTAGCTTTCAAATTAGGACGCTTTGGTGGCTATGTTCTTAGTCAGCATGAAACAGGACGTCCAAAAGTATTTGTAGCACGCGATACTCGAATTTCAGGTGAAATGCTTGAATCAGCTTTGGTAGCTGGACTTCTTTCAGTTGGTATTGAAGTTTACAAACTTGGTGTTTTAGCAACTCCAGGTGTTTCATACCTTGTCCGTACTGAAAAAGCTAGCGCTGGTGTTATGATTTCTGCTAGTCACAACCCTGCTCAAGATAATGGTATTAAATTCTTCGGTGGTGATGGATTCAAATTAGCTGATGATCAAGAATTGGAAATTGAAGCTCTCCTTGATGCACCAGAAGATACCCTTCCACGCCCTTCAGCAGACGGTTTGGGAACACTTGTTGATTATCCAGAAGGTCTTCGTAAATACGAAAAATTCCTTGTATCAACAGGTATTAGCCTAGAAGGAATGAAAGTTGCTCTTGATACAGCAAACGGTTCAGCATCTGTATCTGCACGTGATATTTTCCTAGATCTTGATGCTGATATTACAGTTATCGGTGAAAATCCAGATGGTCTTAACATCAATGATGGTGTAGGATCAACACACCCAGAACAATTGCAAGAACTTGTTAAAGAATCAGGTGCTGCAGTTGGTCTTGCATTTGATGGTGATAGCGACCGTTTAATTGCCGTTGATGAAAATGGTGAAATCGTTGATGGTGACAAAGTTATGTACATCATTGGTAAATACCTTTCTGAACGTGGACAATTGGCTCACAACACAATCGTAACAACTGTTATGTCAAACCTTGGTTTCCACAAAGCACTTGACCGCGAAGGTATCAATAAAGCTATCACAGCTGTTGGTGACCGTTACGTTGTTGAAGAAATGCGTAAATCAGGCTTTAACCTTGGTGGTGAACAATCAGGTCACGTGATTATCATGGATTACAACACCACTGGTGATGGTCAATTGACTGGTATCCAATTGGTAAAAGTCATGAAAGAAACTGGTAAACCACTTTCTGAATTGGCTGCTGAAGTTACAATTTACCCACAAAAATTGGTTAACATTCGTGTTGAAAACAGCATGAAGAGCAAAGCCATGGAGGTTCCAGCTATCGCAGAAATCATCAGCAAAATGGAAGAAGAAATGAATGGAAACGGTCGTATTTTGGTTCGACCAAGTGGTACTGAACCACTTCTTCGCGTTATGGCTGAAGCGCCAACTGATGAAGAAGTTGACTACTATGTAAATACTATTGCTGACGTTGTTCGTAACGAAATCGGTATCGACTAA
- a CDS encoding CdaR family protein yields MKKFFNSQFWLVIVSIIFSILLFLTATTSNYTHVGSQVSGATETFTHTLTNVPIDIKYDSDKYFISGYSYETEVYLTSINRVKLDSEINNDTRSFKVVADLSNLGEGTQTVPLKVTNLPSGVTATASPNNISVTIGKKKTKTFDVQGVIDDNQIAKDYELKKVSTDISEVEVTSAESIIDQIDHVVAKLPENEVLNDNYNGRVALQAVASDGTILASAINPSKARLEVTVKKLTKTVPVTVKMTGKMNDKLSNISYSLSQNQVTITGSQDALNAVNEVVANVDVSNMTKDTNLSVNLTADNVAVEPSVVTVQLTVTKK; encoded by the coding sequence ATGAAAAAGTTTTTCAATAGTCAATTCTGGTTGGTTATTGTGTCTATTATCTTTTCTATTCTCCTATTTTTGACTGCCACAACAAGTAACTATACGCATGTTGGGTCGCAGGTATCTGGAGCAACAGAGACTTTTACCCACACCCTAACAAATGTCCCTATCGATATCAAATACGATAGTGATAAGTATTTTATCAGTGGTTATTCTTATGAAACAGAAGTTTATTTAACATCAATCAACCGTGTTAAATTGGACTCTGAAATTAATAATGACACGAGAAGTTTCAAGGTTGTTGCTGACTTGTCAAACTTGGGTGAAGGCACTCAAACAGTGCCTCTTAAGGTGACTAATTTGCCATCAGGTGTTACAGCGACAGCTTCACCGAATAATATCTCTGTGACTATTGGCAAAAAGAAAACCAAGACCTTTGATGTTCAAGGCGTCATTGACGATAATCAAATCGCCAAAGACTATGAGCTGAAGAAAGTGTCAACAGACATATCTGAAGTTGAAGTCACAAGTGCAGAATCAATCATTGACCAAATCGATCATGTGGTTGCTAAACTACCCGAAAATGAAGTTCTAAACGACAATTACAATGGACGAGTTGCCTTGCAAGCCGTTGCCTCAGATGGTACAATTCTCGCTAGTGCCATCAACCCGTCAAAAGCTCGACTTGAAGTGACAGTTAAGAAATTGACCAAAACCGTACCAGTGACTGTTAAGATGACTGGGAAAATGAATGATAAGCTATCAAATATCTCTTATAGCCTCAGTCAAAATCAGGTGACGATTACTGGTAGTCAAGATGCCCTTAACGCTGTTAACGAGGTGGTTGCTAATGTCGATGTTTCAAATATGACAAAAGATACCAATTTGAGTGTCAACTTAACAGCAGATAATGTAGCAGTAGAGCCTTCTGTAGTGACGGTACAGTTGACAGTGACAAAAAAATAG
- the cdaA gene encoding diadenylate cyclase CdaA has product MSNIAAIDAKFWATLVENPWTIVVHLLDILIVAYFIYRLIKALAGTKIMSLIQGVVFFIILKFVAEWIGFTTITYLMNQVITYGVIACVVIFAPEIRSGLEKFGRSTQVFSQTQQVSDEEKLVEALVKSVAYMSPRKIGALISIERTQTLQEYISTGIPLDADISSQLLINIFIPNTPLHDGAVIISGNKIATACSYLPLSESMAISKEFGTRHRAAIGLSENSDALTIVVSEETGGVSITSKGEFLHDLTKENFEAILRTHLITKVKEKDHWYQKFWRKKK; this is encoded by the coding sequence ATGAGTAATATAGCGGCTATTGATGCCAAATTCTGGGCAACTTTAGTTGAAAATCCATGGACTATTGTTGTTCATTTACTAGATATTTTAATCGTAGCATATTTTATTTATCGTTTAATAAAAGCTTTAGCGGGCACGAAGATTATGTCCTTGATCCAAGGTGTTGTCTTCTTCATCATTTTGAAATTTGTCGCTGAGTGGATTGGTTTTACAACTATCACTTATTTGATGAATCAAGTTATCACATATGGTGTTATCGCGTGTGTTGTTATCTTTGCTCCTGAGATTCGTTCTGGTCTTGAAAAATTTGGTCGTTCGACGCAAGTTTTTTCACAAACGCAACAAGTTAGTGACGAAGAAAAATTAGTTGAAGCCTTGGTAAAATCAGTTGCTTACATGAGCCCTCGTAAAATTGGTGCTTTGATTTCTATCGAGCGCACGCAAACATTGCAAGAGTATATTTCTACAGGGATTCCTTTGGATGCTGATATTTCAAGTCAGTTGTTGATTAATATTTTTATTCCAAACACTCCTTTGCATGATGGTGCGGTAATCATTAGTGGTAACAAAATTGCGACAGCTTGTTCTTACCTTCCTTTGTCTGAGTCAATGGCCATTTCAAAAGAATTCGGAACACGTCACCGCGCAGCTATTGGTCTTTCAGAAAACTCAGATGCCTTGACTATTGTTGTTTCAGAAGAAACTGGTGGGGTTTCCATCACTTCAAAAGGTGAATTTTTGCATGATTTGACAAAAGAAAATTTTGAAGCTATTCTTCGCACACATTTAATTACAAAAGTTAAGGAAAAAGACCACTGGTATCAAAAATTTTGGAGGAAGAAAAAATGA
- the murT gene encoding lipid II isoglutaminyl synthase subunit MurT codes for MKVNTLMGITAGKATHAILSKMGRGSTLPGKIALKFDKDILDTIAKDYEIVVVTGTNGKTLTTALTVGILREAFGEIVTNPSGANMITGITSTFLTAKRAKSGKKIAVLEIDEASLPKITEYITPSLFVFTNIFRDQMDRYGEIYTTYQMILDGAAKAPNATILANGDSPLFNSTNVINPVKYYGFDTEKHVPELAHYNTEGILCPQCQNILKYKLNTYANLGDYVCENCSFHRPKLDYALTDLTKITNTTSEFVIDGQDYKINVGGLYNIYNALAAVSVAEFFGVSPEKIKAGFDKSRAVFGRQETFKIGDKSCTLVLIKNPVGASQALDMIKLAPYPFTLSVLLNANYADGIDTSWIWDANFESILDMDIPQAFAGGVRHSEIARRLRVTGYDEDKITEAESLEDIMALIEAQSTDHAYILATYTAMLQFREILASRHAVGKEMN; via the coding sequence ATGAAAGTAAACACATTAATGGGAATTACAGCTGGTAAAGCAACTCACGCCATTCTTTCAAAAATGGGACGTGGCTCAACCTTGCCTGGAAAAATCGCCCTCAAATTCGACAAAGATATTTTAGATACGATTGCCAAAGATTATGAGATTGTTGTTGTCACTGGTACAAATGGTAAAACCCTCACAACTGCTTTGACAGTAGGCATTTTGCGTGAGGCTTTCGGTGAAATCGTGACAAACCCAAGTGGTGCCAACATGATTACCGGAATCACATCAACTTTCTTGACAGCTAAAAGAGCTAAATCTGGTAAAAAAATCGCTGTGCTAGAAATTGATGAAGCTAGCCTTCCAAAAATCACAGAATACATCACTCCAAGTCTTTTTGTCTTCACAAATATTTTTCGTGACCAAATGGACCGTTATGGTGAAATCTATACAACTTATCAAATGATTTTGGATGGTGCAGCAAAAGCCCCAAATGCAACTATCCTAGCTAATGGAGACAGCCCACTCTTCAATTCAACAAACGTCATTAATCCAGTCAAATACTATGGTTTTGATACTGAAAAGCATGTACCAGAATTAGCTCACTACAACACTGAAGGTATCTTGTGCCCACAATGCCAAAACATCTTGAAATACAAACTTAACACTTACGCTAACCTTGGTGATTACGTTTGTGAAAATTGCAGTTTCCACCGTCCAAAACTTGATTATGCTTTGACAGACTTGACAAAAATCACAAACACTACATCTGAATTTGTCATCGATGGGCAAGACTACAAGATTAACGTTGGTGGTCTTTACAATATCTATAACGCCCTTGCAGCCGTGTCTGTAGCTGAGTTCTTTGGAGTTTCTCCTGAAAAAATCAAAGCTGGTTTTGACAAGAGCCGTGCAGTCTTTGGACGTCAAGAAACCTTCAAAATCGGTGATAAGTCTTGTACTTTGGTTCTTATCAAAAACCCAGTTGGTGCTAGCCAAGCTCTTGATATGATTAAATTGGCTCCATATCCATTTACACTATCAGTTCTACTCAATGCCAACTACGCTGACGGAATTGATACTAGCTGGATTTGGGATGCTAACTTTGAATCTATCTTAGACATGGATATTCCACAAGCCTTTGCTGGAGGCGTGCGCCACTCTGAAATTGCTCGTCGCTTACGTGTGACTGGTTATGACGAAGACAAAATTACGGAAGCTGAAAGCCTAGAAGATATTATGGCCTTGATTGAAGCTCAGTCAACTGATCATGCTTACATCCTAGCTACTTACACTGCTATGCTTCAATTCCGCGAAATCTTGGCAAGTCGTCACGCTGTTGGAAAGGAGATGAACTAA
- the gatD gene encoding lipid II isoglutaminyl synthase subunit GatD: MTYTSLQSPANKDYQYELNVAHLYGNLMNTYGDNGNILMMKYVGEKLGAKMTFEIVSLGDSFDANYYDMAFFGGGQDYEQSIVAKDLPSKKEAIADFINKDKVMLAICGGFQLLGQYYVQANGEKIDGLGVMGHYTLSQNNNRFIGDIKIHNDEFNETYYGFENHQGRTFLSEDEKPLGTCVYGNGNNKEDGTEGVHYKNVYGSYFHGPILSRNANLVYRLVTTALKNKYGSSIALPSYSDILSKEVAEEYTDTKSKAEFEK, encoded by the coding sequence ATGACTTATACATCACTACAATCTCCTGCAAATAAAGATTATCAATACGAATTAAACGTTGCTCACCTTTACGGAAACCTTATGAATACCTATGGTGACAACGGTAATATTCTCATGATGAAATACGTCGGTGAAAAACTAGGTGCTAAAATGACCTTTGAAATCGTATCACTTGGTGATAGCTTTGATGCCAATTACTATGATATGGCTTTCTTTGGTGGCGGACAAGATTACGAACAATCAATCGTCGCTAAAGACCTGCCAAGTAAAAAAGAAGCTATCGCTGATTTCATCAACAAAGACAAAGTCATGCTTGCAATCTGTGGTGGTTTTCAACTTCTAGGTCAATACTACGTCCAAGCAAACGGGGAAAAAATCGATGGTCTTGGGGTTATGGGACACTACACCCTTAGTCAAAATAATAATCGTTTTATCGGTGATATCAAAATTCACAATGATGAATTTAACGAAACATATTACGGTTTTGAAAATCACCAAGGACGTACTTTCCTTTCAGAAGATGAAAAACCACTTGGAACATGTGTTTACGGAAATGGCAATAATAAAGAAGACGGTACTGAAGGCGTTCACTACAAAAACGTCTATGGTAGCTACTTCCACGGACCAATTCTTTCACGTAATGCCAACTTGGTTTATCGCCTCGTAACCACGGCCTTGAAAAACAAATATGGTTCTAGTATTGCACTACCAAGTTATAGCGATATTCTTTCAAAAGAAGTTGCCGAAGAGTATACCGATACTAAGAGCAAGGCTGAATTTGAAAAATAA
- the eno gene encoding surface-displayed alpha-enolase, with protein MSIITDVYAREVLDSRGNPTLEVEVYTESGAFGRGMVPSGASTGEHEAVELRDGDKSRYNGLGTQKAVDNVNNIIAEAIIGFDVRDQQAIDRAMIALDGTPNKGKLGANAILGVSIAVARAAADYLEVPLYSYLGGFNTKVLPTPMMNIINGGSHSDAPIAFQEFMIVPAGAPTFKEALRWGAEIFHTLKKILKERGLETAVGDEGGFAPKFEGTEDAVETIIKAIETAGYKPGEDVFLGFDCASSEFYDNGIYDYTKFEGEGAAKRTAAEQVDYIEELVNKYPIITIEDAMDENDWDGWKELTKRLGKRIQLVGDDFFVTNTSYLARGIKEEAANSILIKVNQIGTLTETFEAIEMAKEAGYTAVVSHRSGETEDSTIADIAVATNAGQIKTGSLSRTDRIAKYNQLLRIEDQLGEVAEYRGLKSFYNLKK; from the coding sequence ATGTCAATTATTACTGATGTTTACGCTCGCGAAGTCCTTGACTCACGCGGTAACCCAACACTTGAAGTAGAAGTTTACACAGAATCAGGCGCATTTGGTCGTGGTATGGTTCCTTCAGGAGCTTCTACTGGTGAACACGAAGCAGTTGAACTTCGTGACGGAGACAAATCTCGTTACAACGGTCTTGGTACTCAAAAAGCTGTTGACAACGTTAACAACATCATTGCTGAAGCAATCATCGGTTTCGATGTTCGTGATCAACAAGCTATCGACCGTGCTATGATCGCTCTTGACGGTACTCCAAACAAAGGTAAACTCGGTGCAAATGCTATCCTTGGTGTTTCTATTGCCGTAGCTCGTGCAGCAGCTGACTACCTTGAAGTTCCACTTTACAGCTACCTTGGTGGTTTCAACACTAAAGTTCTTCCAACTCCAATGATGAACATCATCAACGGTGGTTCTCACTCAGACGCTCCAATCGCTTTCCAAGAATTCATGATCGTACCTGCTGGCGCACCTACATTCAAAGAAGCTCTTCGTTGGGGTGCTGAAATCTTCCACACACTTAAGAAAATCCTTAAAGAACGTGGTCTTGAAACAGCTGTTGGTGACGAAGGTGGTTTCGCTCCTAAATTTGAAGGAACTGAAGACGCTGTAGAAACAATCATCAAAGCTATCGAAACTGCTGGTTACAAACCAGGTGAAGATGTATTCCTTGGATTTGACTGTGCTTCATCAGAATTCTACGATAACGGAATCTATGACTACACTAAATTCGAAGGTGAAGGTGCTGCTAAACGTACTGCTGCAGAACAAGTCGACTACATCGAAGAATTGGTTAACAAATACCCAATCATCACTATCGAAGATGCAATGGACGAAAACGACTGGGACGGATGGAAAGAACTTACTAAACGTCTTGGTAAACGCATTCAATTGGTTGGTGATGACTTCTTCGTAACAAACACTTCATACCTTGCACGTGGTATCAAAGAAGAAGCTGCTAACTCAATCCTTATCAAAGTTAACCAAATCGGTACTTTGACTGAAACATTCGAAGCTATCGAAATGGCTAAAGAAGCTGGTTACACTGCAGTTGTATCACACCGTTCAGGTGAAACTGAAGATTCAACAATTGCTGACATCGCAGTTGCAACTAACGCTGGTCAAATTAAAACTGGTTCACTTTCACGTACTGACCGTATCGCTAAATACAACCAATTGCTTCGTATCGAAGACCAACTTGGTGAAGTAGCTGAATACCGTGGATTGAAATCATTCTACAACTTGAAAAAATAA
- a CDS encoding YueI family protein, producing the protein MTDLENKVLQAATGEKRLNPDEQRLYFGTFAERVVLSISLEDSRLEEVKNRFSDILGQLAKQHDTILVKISPKLSASNQMFYMKIAQKQNIQATIVDEKNAQSPYGIIVHSTKAENVANPSLSEQFPTTPEKTKEAPKKGFWSKLFNKD; encoded by the coding sequence ATGACTGATTTAGAAAATAAAGTTTTACAAGCTGCAACAGGCGAAAAACGCTTAAATCCAGATGAACAACGTCTTTATTTTGGAACTTTTGCCGAACGCGTTGTCTTATCAATTTCTCTTGAAGACAGCCGTTTAGAAGAGGTTAAAAATCGTTTTAGTGATATTTTAGGACAATTAGCTAAACAACACGACACAATATTAGTTAAAATTTCTCCTAAGCTCTCTGCTTCCAATCAAATGTTTTACATGAAAATTGCTCAAAAACAAAACATTCAAGCAACGATTGTTGATGAAAAGAATGCTCAATCACCTTATGGCATTATCGTTCATTCAACTAAAGCTGAAAACGTAGCTAACCCTTCATTATCCGAACAATTTCCGACTACTCCAGAAAAAACAAAAGAAGCCCCTAAAAAAGGCTTCTGGTCAAAATTATTTAACAAGGATTAA
- a CDS encoding glycerate kinase, producing MHILIAPDSFKESLSALEVAKAVQKGFRKAMPNATFDVMPVGDGGEGTLEALTGGLHLKRESHTVTGAFGQPVEAHYATNGRLAVFEMADICGLEKVPMNQRSPLTLTTKGVGEMIGHLVDLGVEEIMIGVGGSSTNDGGLGMAAGLGYRFFDKTGHEVEAIGEHLGDISMVSYESCRWDLSQIKVTVITDVTNPLCGPNGATYIFGEQKGLAKEEFASIDKDMERFYQTFFPAVLDLAGAGAGGGMAAGLAAFAGGQIISGIDAVLDMLDFDRRVQKADIVVVGEGRMDKQSLSGKAPVGLAQRTPRGKLVIAICGSLKDDLPSFPISNIQAAFPIIADADTLENTLDKAEQNLERTAQNIGNLLSFTRFNPC from the coding sequence ATGCATATATTAATTGCACCTGATTCATTTAAGGAAAGTTTGTCAGCACTTGAAGTTGCAAAAGCTGTTCAAAAAGGTTTTCGAAAAGCTATGCCAAATGCGACTTTTGATGTCATGCCTGTTGGTGACGGTGGTGAAGGAACTTTGGAAGCTTTGACAGGCGGTCTTCATTTAAAACGTGAAAGCCATACGGTTACTGGCGCGTTTGGTCAACCAGTCGAAGCCCATTATGCGACTAATGGTCGTTTGGCCGTTTTTGAAATGGCAGACATTTGTGGTTTGGAAAAAGTGCCAATGAATCAGCGTAGCCCATTAACCCTTACGACAAAAGGTGTTGGTGAAATGATTGGTCACTTGGTTGATCTTGGTGTTGAAGAAATCATGATTGGTGTTGGAGGCAGTTCAACCAATGATGGTGGTCTGGGAATGGCGGCAGGTCTTGGCTATCGTTTCTTTGACAAAACAGGTCATGAAGTCGAAGCGATAGGTGAACACCTTGGTGATATTAGCATGGTTTCTTATGAAAGCTGTCGTTGGGATTTATCTCAAATTAAGGTGACAGTTATCACTGACGTGACAAATCCTCTATGTGGTCCAAATGGGGCAACCTATATTTTTGGAGAACAAAAAGGGCTTGCAAAAGAGGAATTTGCAAGCATTGATAAAGATATGGAAAGATTTTACCAAACTTTCTTCCCAGCTGTTTTAGATTTGGCTGGAGCGGGAGCAGGTGGCGGAATGGCAGCAGGTCTAGCAGCATTTGCAGGAGGTCAAATCATTTCTGGTATTGATGCTGTTCTTGATATGCTTGATTTTGACCGACGTGTTCAGAAAGCTGATATTGTTGTTGTCGGTGAAGGGCGCATGGATAAGCAAAGTCTTTCAGGTAAAGCTCCCGTTGGTCTAGCACAACGCACACCTCGTGGTAAATTAGTCATTGCCATCTGTGGTAGCCTCAAAGATGATTTACCAAGTTTCCCAATTTCTAACATTCAAGCAGCTTTTCCGATAATTGCTGACGCTGATACGTTGGAAAATACTCTAGATAAAGCTGAGCAAAATCTGGAACGCACTGCGCAAAACATCGGAAATTTACTAAGCTTTACTAGATTTAATCCTTGTTAA
- the hisE gene encoding phosphoribosyl-ATP diphosphatase, with amino-acid sequence MLETIYKEALGRKENPKEGSYTNYLFDKGLDKILKKVGEEAAEVVIAAKNADKDEIANETADVLYHLAVMLVETGVTTEDIEAVLKARQGKKSNVHDRPEITNY; translated from the coding sequence ATGCTAGAAACAATTTATAAAGAAGCTTTAGGCCGTAAAGAAAACCCTAAAGAAGGTTCTTACACTAATTACCTTTTTGACAAAGGTTTGGATAAGATTTTGAAAAAAGTTGGTGAGGAAGCAGCTGAAGTTGTTATCGCTGCTAAAAATGCTGATAAAGATGAAATCGCAAATGAAACAGCAGATGTTTTGTATCACTTAGCTGTCATGTTAGTTGAAACTGGTGTTACAACTGAAGACATTGAGGCTGTTTTGAAAGCTCGCCAAGGCAAAAAAAGTAACGTTCACGACCGACCAGAAATCACAAATTATTAA
- the hisI gene encoding phosphoribosyl-AMP cyclohydrolase, which yields MSDIKLDFAKQDGLLPVIVTDYKTGQVLMLAYMNEEAYRLTLETKQMHYWSRSRNELWQKGATSGHYQYVKSIKTDCDCDTLLVAVKQEGAACHTGAYSCFFNDIL from the coding sequence ATGAGTGATATTAAACTTGATTTTGCAAAACAAGATGGACTTCTTCCAGTAATTGTCACTGACTATAAGACTGGTCAAGTGTTAATGCTTGCTTACATGAATGAAGAAGCGTACCGTTTGACCTTGGAAACAAAGCAGATGCACTACTGGAGCCGTTCGCGCAATGAACTTTGGCAAAAAGGAGCAACAAGTGGTCACTATCAATACGTCAAATCCATTAAAACAGATTGTGATTGTGACACATTACTTGTGGCTGTAAAACAAGAAGGAGCAGCTTGTCACACAGGTGCTTACAGCTGTTTCTTCAATGATATTTTATAG
- the hisF gene encoding imidazole glycerol phosphate synthase subunit HisF, which produces MLKKRIIPCLDVKDGRVVKGVNFVNLMDVGDPVDAARAYYEAGCDELVFLDITATHEKRDTTVDMARRVADQVFIPFTVGGGIRSVEDMNKMLKAGADKVAVNSSAVANPQLIKECAEKFGNQCVVSAIDARKETDGTWHVYVAGGRKDTGIDLIEWAKKVVSLGAGEILLTSMDKDGTKSGFDLEMLNAVADVVNVPIIASGGAGNIEHMVEVFEKASATGALAASIFHYGEVSIADTKAAMAEAGIEVRR; this is translated from the coding sequence ATGCTGAAAAAACGCATTATTCCATGTCTTGATGTCAAAGATGGACGTGTGGTCAAAGGGGTTAATTTTGTTAATTTAATGGATGTTGGTGACCCAGTTGATGCAGCGCGTGCTTATTATGAAGCAGGATGTGATGAATTAGTTTTCTTAGATATCACAGCAACGCATGAAAAACGTGATACGACAGTTGATATGGCAAGACGCGTTGCGGATCAAGTTTTTATTCCTTTTACAGTCGGCGGCGGTATTCGTTCTGTTGAGGATATGAACAAAATGCTTAAAGCTGGAGCTGATAAGGTAGCTGTCAATTCATCGGCTGTTGCCAATCCACAACTTATCAAAGAATGTGCTGAAAAGTTCGGTAATCAATGTGTGGTATCAGCTATTGATGCTCGTAAGGAAACAGATGGTACTTGGCACGTCTATGTAGCTGGTGGTCGTAAAGACACAGGTATTGATTTGATTGAGTGGGCTAAAAAAGTAGTCAGTCTTGGTGCTGGCGAAATTCTTCTAACTAGCATGGATAAAGATGGCACAAAATCTGGCTTTGATTTGGAAATGTTAAATGCCGTTGCTGATGTGGTGAATGTTCCTATTATCGCTTCTGGGGGTGCCGGCAATATTGAGCACATGGTTGAAGTCTTTGAAAAGGCATCGGCTACAGGTGCTTTAGCAGCTTCTATTTTTCACTATGGCGAGGTATCGATTGCAGATACTAAAGCGGCTATGGCTGAAGCTGGAATTGAGGTGAGACGATGA
- the hisA gene encoding 1-(5-phosphoribosyl)-5-[(5-phosphoribosylamino)methylideneamino]imidazole-4-carboxamide isomerase, with protein sequence MQILPAIDIKEGQVVRLFKGDFNQKTVVNPDVIGQSKIFAQAGIDFIHVVDLDGAFDGRATNRDLIAKLKKESGLGVEVGGGIRTLEQIEDYLAVGIDRVIIGSMAVKNPDFVKAALEKFGSDKVVVGIDAKNGMVATEGWLETSNVDYISLAKAMEKIGVTLFVYTDIDRDGTLTGPNFEHYDRLVAELTTAKVIASGGIAEQSDLVKLQQIGVAGTIVGKAYYNGNISLEELKAFGG encoded by the coding sequence ATGCAGATTCTTCCAGCGATTGATATCAAAGAAGGACAGGTGGTTCGTCTTTTTAAAGGTGATTTTAATCAAAAGACTGTGGTTAACCCTGATGTTATTGGGCAGTCTAAAATCTTTGCGCAAGCTGGTATTGATTTTATTCACGTTGTTGATTTAGATGGAGCTTTTGATGGCCGAGCTACAAACCGTGATTTGATTGCCAAATTGAAAAAAGAATCTGGACTTGGTGTGGAAGTTGGTGGCGGTATTCGCACACTTGAACAGATTGAAGATTATCTTGCGGTAGGTATTGACCGTGTGATTATTGGTTCAATGGCTGTGAAAAATCCAGACTTTGTCAAAGCTGCCTTGGAAAAATTTGGTAGTGACAAAGTCGTTGTCGGTATCGATGCCAAGAATGGCATGGTGGCTACAGAAGGTTGGCTTGAAACAAGTAATGTTGATTACATCAGCTTAGCTAAAGCCATGGAAAAAATCGGGGTGACTCTCTTTGTCTACACAGATATTGACCGAGATGGGACACTAACAGGACCTAATTTTGAACACTATGATCGCTTGGTGGCTGAGTTGACAACAGCTAAAGTCATTGCTTCAGGTGGTATTGCTGAACAGTCTGATTTGGTGAAATTGCAACAAATCGGAGTTGCTGGAACAATCGTCGGTAAAGCTTATTATAATGGCAATATTAGTCTTGAAGAATTGAAAGCTTTTGGAGGATAG